Genomic DNA from Flavobacterium sp. N502540:
GGAACAATATAACTACCAAAAGCAAAATGACAAACATAACATAAGTCATAATTATGGTGCTGGTGCGTTATTTCACCACTTGGATCATTGTAATCGTGGTGGCATTGTTTTTCTGAAAGCTGCTTTACAATATGCTCATAACTGTGTATGGACTGAAAGAATATTGAGAACAATATCATCAGAACCAAAGAAACACTTAATATGAACTGTTTTCTTTTCATGACACACAAAGGTATAAAAGATAGAAGAAAAATAGATTTATTTTTTAGATTCTGTTAACGATTCATTGAAAAAAGTTTAGAAAAGGTGTTTTTTTTGGATCGAAAAGCGAATAATTACATTCAAATGGTATCCTGAACTGGCATTATATTATATTTGTAATTGAAATAAAACTACCCTAAAAAACGTTTACTTGAAAAACTCTTTAAAACCAAAATACGATATGCGACTACTATTTAGCTGTTTGTTTTTAGTATCGTTTTTTAATTCTTTTGCCCAGGAAGTAAAGCCGGAGGTCAAACCGGAAGTGAAGCCTGTTGTTAGAATAGATTCACTATATCGGGAAGATCAGTTTTATTTTTCGGTTACCTATAATCTTCTGACCCAGATTCCACAAGGGCTTAAACAAAATAAATTCTCTGTCGGGCTTTCTACCGGTTTTCTGCGTGATATGCCAATCAATAAAAGCAGAACGGTTGCCATTGCAACGGGTTTGGGTTTGAGTTATCAAAATTATAACCAGAACCTGACTATTGCTAAAGGTGCAGATGGTAAGTTGACTTATGAAGTAACCGATTACAATGATATTAAATCAAACCGATACAAACAGTATATGGTTGATCTTCCGATAGAATTTCGTTGGAGAAATTCGACCTACGAAAGTTATAGATTCTGGAGAATTTATGGAGGATTTAAACTAAGCTATGTTTTTTCTAATAAGTCTCTTTTAGACACCGGAGAAGAGTCTCATAAAATTTCGAACAATCCTGATATAAACAGACTTCAGTACAGCGTATACATGGCCGTTGGTTATAACACCTGGAATCTTTACCTCAATTATGGACTAAACCCCTTGTTTAAAAATGTAACAACGGTTTCAGGGCAAAACATTAATGTAAGAACGCTGAATGCGGGATTAATTTTCTACATTTTATAGCCATAAATACAGAAATAATAACTGCGGTAAAATTCCAATAAAAGTTCCGATTACTAACTCATTAGGAGAATGAGCTTCCATTTCTAAGCGTGATGAAGCGACAATTCCCGTCATTAAAATCAGAAAAGCACTCCAATAAGGATTTTGCAATTGAAGATGTGTGTTCAGCCCAATTACAAAAATGGTGAATCCGCTAAGGGCCATCATGTGTAAGCTTGCTTTTATTTTAAAAAGGGAGCAAATCAAGGCCAAAATGGTACTAAACAAAGCGCCCAGAAAAAAGAAATGTAATTCAGGGTAACGGCTAATGACGATGCTTCGTTTTACCAGTAAAATATACAAAAAGCACTGTAAAATCAGAGGGATTTTGCGTTGTGAAGTTTCATGAATCATAATAGAATTCACATGCCCCGTCGAACGTAGTAAAAGGTAAAACAGTATGGGTACTAAAATGGTGATGATCAGAATTTGAAGCAGCACATAATATTTTTCCTGAGTACTAAAGAGATCATGCTTGAAGAAAAGATAAAACAAGGTGGCGTACATCGATATAAAAATCGGATGAAAGATATAGGAGAATAGAGGCAGGATTCTTTTCAAAACGTTGTATTTAGTGGTGTTAAGCAAATATAAACAAATAATGTTTTTTTGCTACGAATCGTGCGAATTAGCAGGAGTTAAAATTCGTGTAATTCGCAACAAACTTTTTATTAATCTGTGGCAAAAGATGTCACAAAGAATTAGTGAAAATTTGTGAAATTCATGGTAAACCTTTTTTTAAATTTGACAAAAAGAAAATCTTAATGAGCATAAATGTAAAAAGCCTTATCCCGGTTCTCAATGCCGAATGGACAGGTTCAGATTCTGATGTTTTTGTTGACCATATTTCGATCGACAGCCGTTCTCTACAAAACGGTTCCAAAACTTTGTTTATTGCCCTGTCAGGGATTAATAATGATGCTCATTTGTATATTGCAGAATTGATAGAAAAAGGAGTTCAGAATTTTGTAGTACAGCATATTCCTGAGAATGTAAAAGGAAAAGCTCATTTTTTGGTGGTCAAAAATACACTACAAGCTTTACAGGAATTTGCGGGCTATTATAGAGATTTGTTTCATTTTCCAATTATCGGATTGACCGGAAGTAATGGTAAAACGATAGTAAAGGAATGGCTTAATTTCTTGTTGAGCCCGGACTATAATATTATCCGAAGCCCTAAAAGTTATAACTCTCAGGTTGGCGTTCCGTTATCTGTAATTGCCATTAATGAAAAACATAATCTGGGAATTTTCGAAGCCGGAATATCTACGGTTAATGAAATGGTGAAACTCGAAAGAATCATCAAACCTAATATTGGAGTTTTAACCAGTATCGGTTCGGCACATGATGAAGGATTTAAAAATCTGGAAGAGAAAATAGACGAAAAGTTATTGCTTTTTAAAAATTCAACAGTCATTATTTATCAGAACAACAAGCTTGTAGACGTATGTCTTGCAAAGTTAAGTCTGAACTATTTTTTATCGGAACGAGTACTTTTTTCATGGAGTTTCACTGATGAATCGGCAGATGTTTTTGTCGTGAAGCATATTAATGAGGATGAAACGACCAGTATTCAGGCCCGTTATAAAAATGAAATTTTTGACTTGGAAATTCCATTCAGTGATTCCGCTTCCATAGAAAATGCGATCTCCTGTCTGTCGGTTTTACTGTATATGAAGTACGATGCAGAAACCATTCAGAATCGATTTCAGAATTTGTACCCCGTGCAAATGCGTCTGGAGGTAAAAAATGGAATCAACAATTGCAGCATCATTGACGATAGTTACAGTTCAGACTTTCAGTCACTCAAGATAGCATTGGATTTTTTAGAAAGCCAGCAGAAAAAGAACGCATCAAAAACAGTTATTTTGTCGGATATTTTTCAAAGCGGATTTTCAAATGAAGAATTGTATACCAAAGTAGCACAGTTAATTGAGGATAATAAAATAAACCGTGTCATTGGGATAGGAGAAACGATTTCTTCCTTTGCCGCTAAATTCTCAAACTGTATTACTTTTCCAAATACAGCTGAATTTATTACGCAAATGGAGAGTCTGAATTTCGAAAATGAAGCCATTTTAATCAAAGGAGCGAGATCGTTTCAGTTTGAAGAAATTGTGTCATTACTCGAAGAAAAAACGCATGAAACGATTCTGGAGATCAATCTGAATTCGATTAGCCACAATCTGAATTACTATAAATCGAAATTAGCGACTAACGTTAAGCTAATGGTGATGGTTAAAGCATTTGGTTATGGAAACGGTGGACTTGAAATTGCGAAACTGCTTGAACATCACAAAGTAGATTATTTGGGTGTGGCTTTTGCCGATGAAGGAATCTCTCTAAAAAATGGTGGAATAAAACTACCAATTATGGTTCTGAATCCGGAATCGACCAGTTTTCCTTCGATTATACTGTATCATTTAGAACCCGAAATTTATAGTATTAAAGGATTAAAAGCATTTTTAAAAATTGCAAGAGAAAAGAATCTTAAAGATTTTCCAATTCACATCAAGCTGGATACCGGAATGCATCGTTTGGGTTTTGAAGAAAATACACTGGAGGAACTGATTGAAACTCTCAGAGGAAATTCGACCGTAAAAGTAAAAAGTGTGCTGTCGCATTTGGCAACAAGCGACGAAGTGAAGCATTTTGATTTTGTGAGATCCCAGATTCGTCTGTTTGAAAATCTGTCCTTAAAATTGATTACGGCTCTGGATATTAATCCGATTCGTCATATTCTCAATACTTCCGGAATAAGTAATTTTCCGGACGCACAATACAACATGGTACGTTTAGGAATTGGTTTATATGGAGTTTCAAACGATCCTGCTGAGCAAAAATATCTGGAAAATGTAGGTACTCTGAAATCAATTATCTCTCAGGTACGAACAATTCCGGAGGGAGACAGTGTTGGTTACGGACGTCGTTTTATGGCAGATAAAGAAACCAGAGTTGCCACCATACCTATTGGATATGCAGATGGAATTTCGCGCTTATGGGGAAATAAAGTTGGGTATGTGGTGATTAAGGACCAAAAAGCGTTCATTTTAGGGAGTGTTTGTATGGACATGCTCATGGTCGATGTCACCGATATCGATTGTAAAGAAGGTGACTCGGTAATTGTTTTTGGAGAAAGTCCAACGGTTATAGAAATGGCAACTGCTTTAAAAACAATACCGTATGAAATTATGACCAGCATATCACAGCGGGTAAAAAGAGTGTTTTTTAGATAATTTTAACAAATTGTCAATAAAATTACGTATTTTCGAAAATCAATTAAGTATAAACTAAAATAATCGATTATGGGATTTTTTGCAGATTTTAAAGCTTCTTTGCTGAAAGGTGATGTGTTGAGTTTAGCAACAGCAGTTGTTATTGGTGGTGCATTTGGAAAAATAGTGGGTTCTGCTGTGGACGATATTATTATGCCAGTTGTTGGTTTACTTACAGGAGGAATTGATTTTACTCAAAAGTTTGTTACACTCGATGGTAATAGTTATCCAAATTTAGCCGCTGCTAAAGCCGCCGGAGCCGCAGTAATTACCTATGGAAATTTGGTTCAGGCAATCATTAATTTTGTAATTATATCGTTTTTTGTATTTGTGGTATTAAGAGCTGCAGATAAAGCAAAGAAAAAAGAAACAGTAGTCGAGGCAGCACCTGTCGGACCAACTCAAGAAGAGCTACTTACGCAAATTAGAGATTTGCTTAAAAAATAATTCCGCTACACTAAGTCTAACTAAACCGTTCCTTAACTGGGGCGGTTTTTTTACTTTTTGTTTGTTTTGTAACATTTTGTTATTTTTTGTGAAGGGCGTTGTTTTGACTTTTATTATGTATACTTTTGCATAACAAAATAAATTAATTCATACTAAACATATAAAAATGAGAATAGCAGTCGTAGGTGCCACTGGTATGGTTGGCGAAGTAATGCTTAAAGTTTTAGCAGAAAGAAATTTTCCCGTTACAGAGTTAATTCCGGTAGCTTCTGAGAAATCAGTAGGAAAAGAAATTGAATATAAAGGAACAAAATACAAAGTGGTAGGACTGCAGACAGCAGTGGATATGAAAGCTGATATTGCTGTTTTTTCGGCAGGAGGTGAAACTTCGCTGGAATGGGCTCCAAAATTTGCTGCAGCCGGTACAACTGTTATTGACAATTCATCAGCATGGAGAATGGATCCGACTAAGAAATTAGTGGTTCCTGAAATCAACGCTTCGACTTTAACCAAAGAAGATAAAATTATCGCAAACCCAAACTGTTCCACTATTCAAATGGTGTTGACTTTGGCTCCATTGCACAGAAAATACAACATTAAGAGAATTATAGTTTCTACGTATCAATCGATCACCGGAACGGGTGTAAAAGCGGTAAGACAGTTAGAAAATGAGTACGCCGGAGTTCAGGGTGAATTGGCTTATAAATATCCAATTCACAGAAATGCCATTCCACATTGCGACAGTTTTGAAGAAAACGGATACACTAAAGAAGAAATGAAATTAGTTCGTGAGACTCAAAAGATTCTGGGTGATAATACGATTAGAGTAACGGCTACAGCAGTTCGTGTACCGGTTGTTGGCGGACACAGTGAGGCAGTAAACGTTGAGTTTACGAATGATTTTGATGTAAATGAAGTACGTGAAATTTTACACCATACAGATGGAGTAGTAGTTCAGGATAACTTAGATACCTTTACTTATCCAATGCCATTGTTTGCAGAAGGTAAAAATGACGTTTTTGTAGGTAGAATTCGTCGTGACGAAAGCCAGCCAAATACTTTAAACCTATGGATTGTTGCCGATAACCTGAGAAAAGGAGCTGCAACAAATACCATTCAAATCGCTGAGTATTTAATCGCGGCAGGTTTGGTATAAACAGAGATTAAATTAAATTGTTATAGAGAGAAAGCCGTAATTGCAGCAATGCAGTTGCGGTTTTTTTGATGCATAAACTTAAAAATCATAAATTAGCTGTTGTAAAAATCAATGATATGAATTTCGATAATTATAAAATAATAGCCAATTACAATACTCATAAAACGGATTTGTTTGTAGCAGATGAAGAAGAGATCCTGGCTTGTGAGAAAACGCTAAACATTCTTTTTGATGAAGACTACAAAGCCTATGTTTCAGAATTCGGAAGTGGAATCCTTGGAGGAACCTACGTACGGATTTATCTTCCTGAAACCATAATGCTGACGCTCGATGAGTGGAGGAATCGCATAACGGAATATTGGTTTTGGGATGAAGGAAAGGATGTGCTTACGAAAGAGGAAGTTTTGAATTCAGTAAGAATAGGGGATACGTACGACGGCGATGAGATTGTTCTTTTAAAAAACGAATACTTTGTTCTGCCAAGATATAGTGAAATGATCTATAAAGCAGGGACTACACTTGAAGAAGCGATAACCTGGCTGTGTTCGTCGGGAATCCTGACAGAAGCATTTTCTGAAAGAAATTTTGAACCATTTAATCCAGGAGAAATTACGGAATAATTAATAAAAAAAGCTTTTATAATTATGGAATTACCTAGGTTTAAATATAGTCCTAATGCATACGAAATAGATGTTTTTACTGAAGAAGAAGGAATTTGTTCAATTTGTAGTGTAAAAAGAAACTTAAAATATACAGGTTCTTTTTATAGCATTGAAGAACCAGAATATATTTGTCCATGGTGTATTAATGATGGGAGTGTATCAAAAAAGTATAATGGAGAGTTTAATGATTATAGCGGTATTGAGAATGTATCTCCAGATCCTTCAATTCAAAGTAAAATCAATATTTCTGAGAAGCACTTATTGGAAGTATGCGAAAGAACGCCCAGCTACGTAAGCTGGCAACAAGAAGTATGGCTAACGCATTGTAATGAGCCGTGTGCTTTTATTGGTTATGCAAACAATAAAATTATCGAACCGTTTTTAGATGAGCTTAAAGAAGATATTGAGGTAAATATTGGTTATGATCCAGAGCTTATTCGTAAGTACTTAACAACTGACGGAAGCCTGGTCGGTTACTTATTTCAATGTGTAAACTGTGGACAGCATAGACTACATGCAGACTCTGATTAAGTAAGCCTGTCGATTAGTTTGTATGACAACCAAAAAAAGCGAGAATTTTTTAGTTCTCGCTTTTTTGTATTTAATATTCCGGGGCCAGTTCTAATTCCAGGCCTTCTAATTCTTCTGTAATAGGGATCTGACAACCTAAACGGCTATTAGATTTAACATAAAACGCTTCCGAAAGCATAGCCTCTTCTTCATCTCCCATTTCCGGTAATGCAACATCATTTAGAACGTAACACTGGCAAGAGGCACACATCGCCATTCCTCCGCAAGTTCCTTCAACAGGAAGTTCGTATGCTTTGCATAACTCCATTATGTTCATTGCCATATCAGTCGGAGCTTGTAATTCGTGTATAACTCCTTCTCGATCTTTAATCTTTATTAATACATCCATTTTAATTAGTGGAATTTTACTGGTTCGGATTTTATAACGTGAAAAAATCCTTAAATTATATTAACTGTTTTTGATACTAAATGCGTATTCTTTTTTGTTACCTTCTTTTAGGTGCATTTTTACACCAAGAGTATTTCCGTTTTTCTCTAATATTGTTACTATAGCAATTACAGAATAATAATCTTTATCAGATTGAAAAACCAAAGTCCCTTCATAAGTTGAATTCACCACTCCCTGTTTGTCTGTGGAAACGGATACTTTTCTTGGGTGAGAGAATTGTGCAACACTATAAGTCGCTTTATTGGCAAACTTTGCTTTCCCGCCACAAATGTCGAATAGAAAATCATAGTTTCCAATTCTCAGGCTTCCTTCTTCTTCGTTGGCATTAGTTGAGAATACAATCTGACCGGAGTATTTAAAATCTGACCATTCTTCTGATTCATTTAACCAAGCCTTGTCAACGACTAACGTTTGAGTGGTTTGTTGCGCATAATTTACAGCAACACAAAATAATAATAAAAACAGAGTGTAAAGCTTCTTCATAAAATTTAAGATTTAAGGGTTATGTGACAAATTTAATTAAATAAGTGACAATTCCTTAACTAAAACTCTTAAATATTTGTATTATATTTTGCTAAAAACGCAACAACTCATTTATTTAGTACTGTTTTTTTGCGAAATTACAAATCAAACAATATAAAGAGCTAATATTCTTGTTAAATCGATAAAATCGAATTGCTGAGAAAAATAGCCTTTTTTATTACATGATATTAACCACCGTTTCTATTTGTGGCGCATATTTTTTTATAGTGGTCTCAACTCCTGCTTTTAGCGTCATTTGATTTACACTACAGCTAATACATGCTCCTTCAAGACGCACTTTAACGTGTTTGTCGTCTTCTATAGAAATAAGCGTGATGTCTCCTCCATCAGAATTTAAAAAAGGTCTGATTTCGTCAAGAGCTAATAATACGTTGCTTGTTAATTCTTCTGTTGTCATAATTTTATCAATTAGAAAATTAGTCAATTAGAAAATGAGATAATTATCAAAATCATTCATTATCTCATTTTCAAATTATCTCATTATCTTATTTATATTAATTTTTTTTAACTGCTGAACATCCCGCCATAGTCGTAATTTTTATGGCTTCAGTTGCAGGTAAACTATGGTTTCTGTTTACAGTTTCCTGTACAACATTGCGTGTAATTTCTTCAAAAACGGTTTCGATTACCGAAGCAGTTTGTAAAGCAGCCGGACGACCGTAATCACCAGCTTCACGAATAGATTGTACAATTGGAACTTCTCCTAAAAAAGGAACGTTTAAGTCTTCGGCAAGATTTTTTGCTCCTTCTTGTCCAAAGATATAATATTTATTGTCAGGTAATTCTTCGGGTGTAAAATAAGCCATATTTTCTATAATTCCCAAAACAGGTACGTTAATGTTGTCCTGCATGAACATCGCCACTCCTTTTTTAGCATCAGCCAAAGCTACAGCCTGAGGAGTACTTACTACTACAGCTCCTGTAATTGGCAGCGATTGCATGATCGAAAGATGAATATCTCCTGTTCCCGGAGGTAAGTCGATTAACATAAAATCTAATTCTCCCCAATCAGCATCAAAAATCATTTGATTCAGTGCTTTTGCAGCCATTGGACCTCTCCAAATTACAGCCTGACTTGGCGCTGTAAAGAAACCGATAGAAAGTATTTTAATTTCATAGCTTTCGATAGGTTTCATTTTTGATTTTCCGTCAACAGTAATCGAAACCGGTTTTTCGTTTTCAACGTCAAACATAATTGGCATCGATGGTCCGTAGATATCGGCATCAAGAACACCAACTGAAAAGCCCATTTTAGCAAGCGTTACAGCAAGATTTGCAGTAACAGTCGATTTTCCAACTCCTCCCTTACCGGAAGCAACAGCAATAATATTTTTGATTCCAGGAATAGCGCGACCTTTAATTTCGTTTTTCTCCGGAGTTTCTACTTTAATATTTACTTTAATTTTTGCTTCTGGAGATACCAATTCATGGATTGTTTTTTTGATATCGTCTTCCGCTCTTTTTTTGATGTGCATTGCTGGTGTATGCAACACTAAGTCTACCACAACTTCATCACCAAAAGTAATGACATTGGCAACAGCGCCGCTTTCAACCATATTTTTTCCTTCTCCCGCTATAGTAATTGTTTCTAGAGCTTTAAGAATTTCTTTTCTGTCTAATTTCATTTTAATGGGCTATTTTCGATTGATCGAAATCGATTTAAAGTATTGTATTTATTTAAACTGATTTCAGACTGCAAAGATAACAGATTATGTTCGGATTCAAACCCTTTTTAAATTGTATTTATTGATATTGAGATTGCTCAAAATGATTCTTATACCTTGTTTTTGATTACGGAATCTAAAAAACGAGAGATCGCGTTTTATTTAGAAATAAAAAAACGGGGAAAACATAACAGGTAAACAGATAAAATTTAAGAATATGATCGTTAAAATATCAATAATCTTAGCTATATTTGAGTACCCTAAATTTGCGATTTCCAAATATTCTGAAAAATATACGAGAATTTGTCTTTGGGGGACAATTATAGGTTTTCGGTATTTTCTGAATAGAATTTAATCTTAAAATTTAAATCTGAAAAATATGCGAAATTTTACTTCTTCATCTGTAATTATTGCTGTTAGTTTTTTGCTGCTTTCTTTCGGATCTTCCGCTAAAGAGAGCGATGTAAGATACAAATTCAAAGCGTTTGACAATGTTTCTGCATCAAATAGATATCTTTTTAGAATGGCTGTTGATGCGGCAGCAATCAGTCAGTTTTACAAAAAATATCCCAATTTAAAAAAATACCAAAATGACGTTTTAGACCTGTATAAAAAAAAGGAGTATAAAATGATTTGGTACGATGAGAAAAGCGTGAGCGAATTTGGTGCACTGCTGTATCAGAAAGTACGCTTGCTCAATGAGCAGGGAATAAAGGCTACAATGCCTTATATGAATCTGGTAGATGATGTTTTTAACGAGAACGTAACAAACGATCTTCCTCAAATTGACACAGAACTGTTGTTGTCTAATATGTATGTGTTTTACGCAAGCAACGTTTACTCAGGAGTTGATCCGGCAACATTAAAGAAAATAGGATGGTTTCTTCCTGCAAAAACTATTTCGTATTCTAAAATATTAGATTCGCTTATGGTTGATCCTGACCGATTGAATAAAGATGAGAATCTTTTGTTTGGTCAGTACTACAAACTTAAATCGGTATTGAAAAGATACAGAAACATCGAGAAAAACAAGCAATGGACAAAAATTGATATTGACAGCATAAATTATAAAGACCTAAAGCCTTTTGATAGTGGTGTTGCCATCAAACAAATCAGACAGCGATTGTTTGTGGTGGGAGACTTGGCGCAAGATTCTAAAAGAGATGTATATGATGAGGAGATGATGGCCGGAGTTTTAAAGTATAAAAAAAGGTACGGACTGAAACTGAACTATACCTTAACCCGTGATCATATCAATCAGATGAATGAACCCATTGGTAATCGTATCAAAACGATCATGCTGAATATGGAACGCTGTCGATGGATACCCGCCTCATTAGCAAAGGCCAGCGAATACATAATGGTTAACATTCCGTCCTTCAGGCTGATTTATGTTAAAGATGGGAAATATGAACTTGTTTCGGATGTCTTTGTGGGAACCCGTATGACCGAGACTGTAATTTTTAGTGGTAATATGGATCGAATTGTATTTAGTCCGTATTGGTATGTTCCGCAGAGTATCATCAAAAATGAGCTGAAACTGAAAATGGCAGAAGATAAAAACTATCTGGCCGATCATAATATGGAATGGAACGGAGGGAATGTAAGACAAAAACCGGGACCTAAAAATTCTTTAGGATTAGTTAAATTCATGTTTCCAAATCCAAATGACATTTACCTGCACGATACGCCTGCAAAAAGTTTGTTTGATTTTGAAAAACGTATTTTCAGCCATGGCTGTATTAATGTTAAAGAGGCAAAACCATTGGCTTTGGCTATTTTGAAAGACAATCCCGACTGGCCGGTAGATAAAATCGATAAAGCGATGAGTGGCGAAAAAGAAACGACTTGTATGCTGAAAACCAAAATTCCAATTTATATCGGATATTTTACCGCCTGGGTAACTGATGACGGGGAGATTGGTTTTTACCCTGATGTTTACGACAGAGATAAACAGCTGGATAAGTTATTGTATTCCTATTCAGTTGTTTCGAAATAAAAAAGGAAACCCGCCAGATCAATATGATTTGGCGGGTTTCTTAAAAAAAATGGTCTACAAGTTTATATCAAATTTACTTACATTTTAGTCTAATGTTTTCTGATATAATGCCGATGTAATATGAAAATAGTACAATGCAATTGGACTATATTGAATATACAATCGGTATTATTCGTATTTTAAATATTTTAAGATATCAATCTTCGTTACCTGATAAGCTTTTGCTAAAACGATGATAAGCGTTAAACCTAACAGGGAAGCCAGAGCAATACTGAATGGAATTACCGAAACTCCAATTCGGAAGGCAAAGTTTTCCAGCCATTTTTGTAGCAAAATGTATGCCGGAATAATACCAATCACAAATCCAAGTAAACAGAAACCAACATATTGCTTGGATAGTTCTTTTAATAAAGCATCTGTTTCAGCGCCCAATGTTTTTCTAATGGCAATTTCTTTCAGTCTTCGTTCCATTGAAAAAGAAGCCAAAGCAAACAATCCAAAAATAGCGATGATGATGACCACAAGATTTAGAATGAAAAACAATTTTTTCTGTTTTACCTGTTCCTCATACGTTTTAGCAAAGC
This window encodes:
- a CDS encoding 2Fe-2S iron-sulfur cluster-binding protein; translation: MDVLIKIKDREGVIHELQAPTDMAMNIMELCKAYELPVEGTCGGMAMCASCQCYVLNDVALPEMGDEEEAMLSEAFYVKSNSRLGCQIPITEELEGLELELAPEY
- a CDS encoding CbrC family protein produces the protein MELPRFKYSPNAYEIDVFTEEEGICSICSVKRNLKYTGSFYSIEEPEYICPWCINDGSVSKKYNGEFNDYSGIENVSPDPSIQSKINISEKHLLEVCERTPSYVSWQQEVWLTHCNEPCAFIGYANNKIIEPFLDELKEDIEVNIGYDPELIRKYLTTDGSLVGYLFQCVNCGQHRLHADSD
- a CDS encoding porin family protein; protein product: MKNSLKPKYDMRLLFSCLFLVSFFNSFAQEVKPEVKPEVKPVVRIDSLYREDQFYFSVTYNLLTQIPQGLKQNKFSVGLSTGFLRDMPINKSRTVAIATGLGLSYQNYNQNLTIAKGADGKLTYEVTDYNDIKSNRYKQYMVDLPIEFRWRNSTYESYRFWRIYGGFKLSYVFSNKSLLDTGEESHKISNNPDINRLQYSVYMAVGYNTWNLYLNYGLNPLFKNVTTVSGQNINVRTLNAGLIFYIL
- a CDS encoding bifunctional UDP-N-acetylmuramoyl-tripeptide:D-alanyl-D-alanine ligase/alanine racemase — translated: MSINVKSLIPVLNAEWTGSDSDVFVDHISIDSRSLQNGSKTLFIALSGINNDAHLYIAELIEKGVQNFVVQHIPENVKGKAHFLVVKNTLQALQEFAGYYRDLFHFPIIGLTGSNGKTIVKEWLNFLLSPDYNIIRSPKSYNSQVGVPLSVIAINEKHNLGIFEAGISTVNEMVKLERIIKPNIGVLTSIGSAHDEGFKNLEEKIDEKLLLFKNSTVIIYQNNKLVDVCLAKLSLNYFLSERVLFSWSFTDESADVFVVKHINEDETTSIQARYKNEIFDLEIPFSDSASIENAISCLSVLLYMKYDAETIQNRFQNLYPVQMRLEVKNGINNCSIIDDSYSSDFQSLKIALDFLESQQKKNASKTVILSDIFQSGFSNEELYTKVAQLIEDNKINRVIGIGETISSFAAKFSNCITFPNTAEFITQMESLNFENEAILIKGARSFQFEEIVSLLEEKTHETILEINLNSISHNLNYYKSKLATNVKLMVMVKAFGYGNGGLEIAKLLEHHKVDYLGVAFADEGISLKNGGIKLPIMVLNPESTSFPSIILYHLEPEIYSIKGLKAFLKIAREKNLKDFPIHIKLDTGMHRLGFEENTLEELIETLRGNSTVKVKSVLSHLATSDEVKHFDFVRSQIRLFENLSLKLITALDINPIRHILNTSGISNFPDAQYNMVRLGIGLYGVSNDPAEQKYLENVGTLKSIISQVRTIPEGDSVGYGRRFMADKETRVATIPIGYADGISRLWGNKVGYVVIKDQKAFILGSVCMDMLMVDVTDIDCKEGDSVIVFGESPTVIEMATALKTIPYEIMTSISQRVKRVFFR
- a CDS encoding Mrp/NBP35 family ATP-binding protein, producing MKLDRKEILKALETITIAGEGKNMVESGAVANVITFGDEVVVDLVLHTPAMHIKKRAEDDIKKTIHELVSPEAKIKVNIKVETPEKNEIKGRAIPGIKNIIAVASGKGGVGKSTVTANLAVTLAKMGFSVGVLDADIYGPSMPIMFDVENEKPVSITVDGKSKMKPIESYEIKILSIGFFTAPSQAVIWRGPMAAKALNQMIFDADWGELDFMLIDLPPGTGDIHLSIMQSLPITGAVVVSTPQAVALADAKKGVAMFMQDNINVPVLGIIENMAYFTPEELPDNKYYIFGQEGAKNLAEDLNVPFLGEVPIVQSIREAGDYGRPAALQTASVIETVFEEITRNVVQETVNRNHSLPATEAIKITTMAGCSAVKKN
- a CDS encoding aspartate-semialdehyde dehydrogenase gives rise to the protein MRIAVVGATGMVGEVMLKVLAERNFPVTELIPVASEKSVGKEIEYKGTKYKVVGLQTAVDMKADIAVFSAGGETSLEWAPKFAAAGTTVIDNSSAWRMDPTKKLVVPEINASTLTKEDKIIANPNCSTIQMVLTLAPLHRKYNIKRIIVSTYQSITGTGVKAVRQLENEYAGVQGELAYKYPIHRNAIPHCDSFEENGYTKEEMKLVRETQKILGDNTIRVTATAVRVPVVGGHSEAVNVEFTNDFDVNEVREILHHTDGVVVQDNLDTFTYPMPLFAEGKNDVFVGRIRRDESQPNTLNLWIVADNLRKGAATNTIQIAEYLIAAGLV
- a CDS encoding SMI1/KNR4 family protein, with the translated sequence MNFDNYKIIANYNTHKTDLFVADEEEILACEKTLNILFDEDYKAYVSEFGSGILGGTYVRIYLPETIMLTLDEWRNRITEYWFWDEGKDVLTKEEVLNSVRIGDTYDGDEIVLLKNEYFVLPRYSEMIYKAGTTLEEAITWLCSSGILTEAFSERNFEPFNPGEITE
- a CDS encoding NifU family protein; amino-acid sequence: MTTEELTSNVLLALDEIRPFLNSDGGDITLISIEDDKHVKVRLEGACISCSVNQMTLKAGVETTIKKYAPQIETVVNIM
- the mscL gene encoding large conductance mechanosensitive channel protein MscL, which produces MGFFADFKASLLKGDVLSLATAVVIGGAFGKIVGSAVDDIIMPVVGLLTGGIDFTQKFVTLDGNSYPNLAAAKAAGAAVITYGNLVQAIINFVIISFFVFVVLRAADKAKKKETVVEAAPVGPTQEELLTQIRDLLKK